ATTTTTGCAATTTGAGGTTCGACTTGATAAATTGAGCGGCAATACAGGAAAATCTTAGAAAATAAAGCTAGGAGGTTCGGATGGCAAAGGAAAAATTTGAACGGAACAAACCGCATGTCAACGTGGGAACGATCGGCCACATTGATCACGGAAAAACGACATTGACAGCAGCGATCACGATGGTTTTAGCTCATAAAGGACTGGCG
This sequence is a window from Candidatus Wallbacteria bacterium. Protein-coding genes within it:
- a CDS encoding GTP-binding protein — encoded protein: MAKEKFERNKPHVNVGTIGHIDHGKTTLTAAITMVLAHKGLA